In Elusimicrobium sp. An273, a genomic segment contains:
- a CDS encoding LTA synthase family protein, translating into MKKIVLPGWIKAYFGFILANWLLFTLMRGIFLFVFRAALVPQSYPELWETFYVGAKFDMRLACALAIPLGLYFTVCAFWHKARAIRKGMAWLYGVLEAVVLLVYFLDFAHYSYISMRINYSILKYAENPLISLQMAWETYPVVWGLLGLALWGVLGGWFANYVQKKAFAQTDSYRWKGNLGWFFGGLLLTGALMFGQLSQYPLRWSNAYHSTNNFICNLTLNPVLNIYDTARFVKADSYDEEKTRRYYDAVSKYLQVDQPNKETLNFERVIAGKPAAERKDYNVVVIFMESLAWNKLSMTNPDIDPTPFVKELSERSILFNNFFAPTSATARAVFATVTGIPDVTSFKTSSRNPLIVDQHVVVNALRDYEKYFFIGGSASWGNIRGILEHNLTDVHMYEEGHFKNEHRNDVWGISDLDLFREANRILDEEQKAKKKPFFAIIQTAGYHRPYTIPDDNAGFEPKDIGEELAHKRSFVSVAEYNSLRFSDHALREFFKLAEKSDYYDNTVFFIFGDHGLSAPQSENMPRGYVDLNLINHQIPLIIAGKPIEKPQVISRTASQVDILPIAMGLLGRPYFTRAIGRDVLTDSEAEPGSLIYGWASTPATIGFVQGEYYYHNSGGKEGLYKFTADNYNEDISKKDPARFEHMKNLALGLYETSRYQFYHNQKRDERDD; encoded by the coding sequence ATGAAGAAAATTGTCCTGCCGGGGTGGATTAAAGCCTATTTTGGGTTCATCTTGGCGAACTGGTTGCTTTTTACGCTGATGCGCGGCATTTTCCTGTTTGTATTCCGTGCCGCGTTGGTGCCGCAGTCCTACCCGGAATTGTGGGAAACCTTTTATGTAGGTGCCAAATTTGATATGCGCCTGGCCTGTGCATTGGCCATTCCGCTGGGCCTGTATTTTACCGTGTGCGCTTTTTGGCACAAAGCGCGGGCCATCCGCAAAGGAATGGCGTGGCTGTACGGCGTGTTGGAAGCCGTCGTGTTATTGGTGTATTTTCTGGATTTTGCGCACTATTCCTATATTTCCATGCGCATCAACTACTCTATTTTAAAATATGCCGAAAACCCGCTGATCTCCCTACAAATGGCGTGGGAGACGTATCCGGTGGTTTGGGGGCTGTTGGGACTCGCTTTGTGGGGCGTTTTGGGCGGTTGGTTTGCCAATTATGTGCAAAAGAAAGCGTTCGCCCAAACGGATTCTTACCGCTGGAAAGGCAATTTGGGATGGTTCTTTGGCGGCCTGTTGCTGACGGGGGCGCTGATGTTTGGCCAGCTGAGCCAGTATCCGCTGCGCTGGAGCAACGCCTATCACTCCACCAACAACTTCATCTGCAACCTGACGCTGAACCCGGTGCTGAACATCTATGATACGGCCCGGTTTGTAAAGGCGGACAGCTATGACGAAGAAAAAACCCGCCGGTACTATGACGCCGTTTCCAAATACTTGCAGGTGGATCAGCCCAATAAAGAAACGCTGAATTTTGAAAGAGTAATTGCCGGCAAACCTGCCGCCGAGCGGAAAGATTACAACGTGGTGGTTATTTTTATGGAATCGCTGGCGTGGAACAAACTTTCCATGACCAATCCCGACATCGACCCCACGCCGTTTGTAAAAGAATTGTCGGAAAGATCTATTCTGTTTAATAATTTCTTTGCGCCCACTTCCGCCACCGCGCGGGCCGTGTTCGCCACGGTAACGGGCATTCCGGACGTAACTTCTTTTAAAACCAGCTCCCGCAATCCGCTGATTGTAGACCAGCATGTAGTGGTAAACGCCTTGCGGGATTATGAAAAGTATTTCTTCATCGGCGGCAGCGCCAGCTGGGGCAACATCCGCGGTATTTTGGAGCATAACCTGACGGATGTGCATATGTATGAAGAAGGTCATTTTAAAAACGAACACCGCAACGACGTGTGGGGCATTTCGGACTTGGATTTGTTCCGGGAAGCAAACCGCATTTTGGATGAAGAACAAAAAGCCAAGAAGAAACCCTTCTTTGCCATTATCCAAACGGCCGGCTATCACCGCCCCTACACCATTCCGGACGACAACGCCGGTTTTGAACCCAAGGACATTGGGGAAGAATTGGCGCACAAGCGCAGTTTTGTCAGCGTGGCGGAATACAACTCGCTGCGTTTTTCCGACCATGCCTTGCGGGAATTCTTTAAATTGGCCGAAAAGTCGGACTATTATGACAACACGGTTTTCTTTATTTTCGGCGATCACGGCCTCTCGGCCCCGCAGTCCGAAAATATGCCGCGCGGCTATGTGGATTTGAACTTGATTAACCACCAAATCCCGCTGATTATCGCCGGCAAACCGATTGAAAAACCGCAGGTAATCAGCCGTACGGCCAGCCAAGTGGATATTCTGCCCATTGCCATGGGGCTTTTGGGCCGCCCGTATTTTACGCGGGCCATCGGCCGCGACGTGCTGACGGACTCCGAAGCGGAACCCGGTTCGCTGATTTACGGCTGGGCCAGCACGCCCGCCACCATTGGCTTTGTGCAGGGGGAATACTACTACCACAATTCCGGCGGGAAAGAGGGCCTTTACAAGTTTACGGCGGATAATTATAATGAAGATATCTCAAAGAAAGACCCTGCCCGCTTTGAGCATATGAAAAACTTGGCGCTGGGATTGTATGAAACCTCGCGCTATCAGTTCTATCATAACCAAAAACGCGATGAACGCGACGATTAG
- a CDS encoding M48 family metallopeptidase, which translates to MATIYDHIAQNKRRTWLLVLLFPITFVVLGYVFLFGFYQLASTPQGQSSYSGSYYSQTAPRSYYSQTPAEEGSSALEHANQTALYVLPFLWVGAVLWIVIAYFAGDRMLLHGARAIEIHREDQPEIYNLVENLCISQGLPTPRIYIIDDESLNAFATGRDPEHASVALTKGIVQKLERVELEGVVAHELAHIQNRDIRLMLITVAGISFFTFLSEICFRMGLRASRRSSKNSGGAAALMFVLGIFFAIYGYLVAPLIRLAVSRTREFQADATGALMTRHPAALARALRKISADPRVEALDEHASMAAMCIENPLQKNGLFASLSGLFATHPPVEERIAALQEMDGRI; encoded by the coding sequence ATGGCTACCATCTACGATCATATTGCACAAAACAAGCGGCGCACGTGGCTGCTTGTTTTGTTATTTCCGATTACCTTTGTGGTGTTGGGATATGTGTTCCTGTTCGGGTTTTACCAGCTGGCCTCCACCCCCCAAGGGCAATCGTCTTACTCGGGTTCTTATTATTCTCAAACGGCCCCGCGCTCCTATTATTCCCAAACGCCCGCGGAGGAGGGATCTTCCGCGCTGGAGCACGCCAACCAAACGGCGCTGTACGTGCTTCCGTTCCTGTGGGTGGGGGCCGTGTTGTGGATTGTCATTGCATACTTCGCGGGCGACCGGATGTTGCTGCACGGAGCCCGGGCGATTGAAATCCACCGGGAAGACCAGCCGGAAATTTATAATTTGGTGGAAAACCTGTGTATTTCCCAAGGGCTTCCCACGCCGCGCATCTATATTATAGATGACGAATCGCTCAATGCGTTTGCCACCGGGCGGGATCCGGAACACGCTTCGGTCGCGCTGACGAAAGGAATTGTGCAAAAATTGGAACGGGTGGAGCTGGAAGGAGTGGTGGCGCACGAATTGGCCCATATTCAAAACAGGGATATCCGGCTGATGCTGATTACGGTGGCCGGCATTTCCTTTTTTACCTTTTTGTCGGAAATTTGTTTCCGGATGGGTTTGCGTGCCAGCCGGCGCAGCAGCAAAAATTCCGGCGGGGCGGCGGCCCTTATGTTTGTGTTAGGTATCTTTTTTGCCATATACGGCTATTTAGTCGCGCCGCTTATACGGCTGGCGGTTTCGCGTACGCGGGAGTTTCAGGCAGATGCCACGGGCGCTTTGATGACGCGTCATCCGGCGGCTTTGGCCCGTGCGTTGCGCAAAATCAGTGCCGATCCCCGCGTGGAAGCGTTGGACGAACATGCCAGTATGGCGGCGATGTGTATTGAAAATCCGCTTCAAAAGAACGGGTTGTTTGCGTCGCTGTCGGGTTTGTTTGCCACGCACCCGCCGGTGGAAGAGCGCATTGCCG
- a CDS encoding LemA family protein: MNGIWIVILILAVFGVYAMMTYNKFILLKNRVTEAWSDIEVQMKRRYDLIPNLVETVKGYAKHESGTLEKVIQARNIAMAAQGNMKELSQSESMLTGALKSIFALSENYPDLKANANFMELQRELRDTEDKLQAARRFYNGNVLALNTKIELFPSNIIASMFHFEKRDFFELAEEEQDARSAVKVQF; this comes from the coding sequence ATGAACGGAATTTGGATAGTTATTTTAATACTGGCGGTATTTGGCGTTTACGCCATGATGACGTACAATAAATTCATCTTGCTTAAAAACCGCGTAACCGAGGCGTGGAGCGATATTGAAGTGCAAATGAAACGTCGGTATGATTTGATTCCGAACTTGGTGGAAACCGTAAAGGGATACGCCAAGCACGAAAGCGGTACGTTGGAAAAAGTCATCCAGGCGCGCAATATCGCCATGGCGGCGCAGGGCAATATGAAAGAACTGTCCCAGTCGGAAAGTATGCTGACGGGGGCGCTGAAATCCATATTTGCCTTGTCGGAAAATTATCCGGACTTAAAAGCCAACGCCAACTTTATGGAATTGCAGCGCGAACTGCGCGACACGGAAGACAAACTGCAGGCGGCCCGCCGCTTTTACAACGGCAATGTGCTGGCGTTAAACACGAAAATTGAATTGTTCCCCAGCAACATCATTGCTTCCATGTTCCACTTTGAAAAACGGGACTTCTTTGAACTGGCCGAAGAGGAACAGGACGCCCGCAGCGCAGTGAAAGTCCAATTCTGA